Proteins encoded in a region of the Panicum hallii strain FIL2 chromosome 3, PHallii_v3.1, whole genome shotgun sequence genome:
- the LOC112885509 gene encoding putative F-box/LRR-repeat protein 23: MSSSAAPPLPASYWAGLPHHVLWSVFTVLGQREILSGAGLACVAWWRFARDEPALWRRINLTAAPPDEDDTVDDDIDDEYLSDDDEYLGDNNNESLCDDHPVSVCQEKTPAKVCDESSGWKAMALAAVHRCAGQCEAFWGRADDDVLLYLADRASSMKSLRVTSHYDVSSEVFAEVIKKFPLLEELELVLKPEAWNYTTKSGQPPTNSWVELFQSACEACSHLHSFTVRRACKVTRSDTYYLRERSSPTPFSIPVMHGLHSLELSDGSFTQDVVMQIVDKCPGLESLDISDVPIYRWDEELRNKCSRIKDLKLQVSCYYDTDSDDSDYYDIS; encoded by the exons ATGTCGTCCtccgcggcgccgccgctgccggcgaGTTACTGGGCGGGTCTCCCACATCACGTCCTGTGGTCTGTCTTCACCGTGTTGGGACAGCGCGAGATCCTCTCCGGCGCCGGGCTGGCGTGCGTCGCGTGGTGGCGATTCGCGCGCGACGAGCCCGCCCTGTGGCGCCGGATCAATCTGACGGCTGCGCCGCCGGACGAGGATGACACGGTGGATGATGATATTGACGACGAGTATCTCAGCGACGATGACGAGTACCTCGGCGACAACAACAACGAGAGCTTGTGCGATGACCATCCTGTCTCTGTCTGCCAGGAGAAAACACCCGCCAAGGTCTGCGACGAGTCATCAGGATGGAAAGCGATGGCGCTGGCCGCCGTCCACCGCTGCGCCGGCCAGTGCGAGGCTTTCTGGGGCCGCGCTGACGACGACGTCTTGCTCTACCTCGCCGACAG GGCGTCATCTATGAAAAGCCTCCGTGTCACATCACATTACGATGTGTCCTCTGAAGTGTTCGCTGAGGTGATCAAGAAATTCCCTCTGCTGGAGGAGCTCGAGCTAGTGCTCAAACCTGAGGCCTGGAACTACACAACCAAATCAGGACAACCACCTACCAATTCCTGGGTGGAGCTGTTCCAATCCGCTTGTGAAGCTTGCAGCCATCTGCACAGTTTCACCGTGCGCCGTGCCTGCAAAGTGACGCGCTCGGACACCTACTATCTAAGGGAACGCAGCAGCCCAACACCTTTCTCAATTCCAGTGATGCACGGCCTACACTCCCTCGAGCTTTCTGATGGCAGCTTCACCCAGGATGTGGTGATGCAGATTGTCGACAAATGCCCTGGTCTCGAGTCTCTCGACATTAGCGATGTGCCCATATACCGATGGGATGAAGAGCTGAGGAACAAGTGCTCTAGGATAAAGGATCTCAAACTTCAAGTTTCGTGTTATTACGACACTGATAGCGATGATAGCGATTACTATGATATCTCATGA